Genomic DNA from Leptospira venezuelensis:
AGTAGAATACAAAAGGCTTACAGTTAAATAGGTTGGGATCCAGACCTCTGGTTCCGTTTTTATATAGCTTAAGCCCGCAAATACGATCCAGGTAATTACGGTCAGAAACCTAAAAAAACCGGATAGTTTCTTTTTCATGATCTTAAGGAAGAATTTTTCCCGGATTCAAAAGATTTTTAGGGTCCAGAGCTTTTTTGATCATTCTCATTACTTCTATCTCGGCAGAAGATCGAGAAAAATGTAAAAAGTCCTTTTTCAAAAGGCCGATCCCATGTTCCGCGCTAATCGATCCATGATGTTTTTGTAATAGTTCAAACATAGAAGGATCTACCTTTTTACATTGGGAGAAAAACTCCGCATCCGAAAGGTCCTTAGGTTTTACTATATTCAAGTGAAGGTTACCATCACCAATATGGCCGAAAAGTGCAATCTCAAAGCCTGGATATTTAGAAGAAAGTAAAGACTGCATATCTTCCAAGAAAGGATTCATATTCCGAAGAGGGAGAGAGATATCGTTTTTATGGACAGTGTAGTCTATGGAAATGGATTCACTGATCCCTTCTCTATATTTCCAGAAGGTTTCGGCTTGTCTGGAATTTTGGGCGAGGCTTCCGTCAGAAACATAACCTTTTTCCATGATAGTCTCTAAAAAAGTGAATAATTTCTCATCATCGGATTCTTCAGTGATTTCGAATTCCATTAAAACATAGTATGGACTTACTTCTGAAAATGGATCAGGAACCTGTAAATGGTCCATCACTTTATCTAAACAATATTTGGTCAAAAACTCGAATGCCAGAATAGGTAAAGACATATTATGAGTTTCTTTAAATAATTCTAATATAGAAGGAAAATCAGGAACTGCAGTAAAAAGGATCCGATTGTCTGCCGGTTTTTTGGTAAGTTTTAAGGTACATTCGGTGATGATCCCTAATGTTCCTTCGGAGCCTATGAATAGATGTTTAAGATCATAACCTGTATTATTTTTTAAGATCTCTCCGTTAAATTCCAGGATCTCTCCGGTCCCAGTAACTACTTTTAGTCCTAAAACCCATTGACGGATCAGTCCGTAATGTACTACTCTTACTCCTCCTGCGTTAGTCGCAATATTTCCGCCTATATGGGAAGAGCCCGTCGCCGCGAAATCTACAGGAAAATAAAAGCCCCTTTCTTCTGCTTCTTTATGCAGATTTTTAGTGATCATACCGGCCTGTACAGTTAAGGAACCGAAGAATGGATCGAAATCCAAAACCTGATCCATCTTTGTAAGTGAGATAACTATTTCTCCAGACTTAGCTACTGCACCACCTGCATAACCTGTTCTTCCACCGGATGGAACGATCTTAATATCATTCTCGAATGCGAATTTTACGATTTCTGAAACTTCTTGGGTGTTTTTCGGAAATGTTAGAATTTCATAATCCGGAACATACACTTTTGTTCTGTCTATTCCGAAAGAAAGGAATGTTGCTTGGTCCATTTGGGTTTCATCTTTAAAAAAAACCCTGTCTTCTCCCAGTATTGCTTTGAGTTTGTTTTTATTTTCCTGATTAATACTCATATTTATTCCGTGAAGTTCATTCTTTCGATCTGGCTATCCACAGGCTTCTCGCCTTCTACTCTTTCTCTTTTTCGATATATCCCGTCGGAAGAGAGTAGTCTGGCTTTTACATTGTCCCTGATCTGAACGTCTAAGATCTTTTTGATCCTATCTTTATTCTTTGCATCTAATATAGGGAATAAGACTTCGATCCTTCTTTCAAAGTTTCTAGGCATACAATCCGCGGAAGCAAGGAAGATGCTCTCTTCTCCGCCTGAAAGGAAATAATAGATACGTGTATGCTCTAAAAATCTACCTACGATAGAGATTACCGTGATGTTCTCCGAAATCCCAGGGAGTCCCGGTTTTAAGCAGCAAATACCTCTGATTATTAGTTCAATAATCACTCCGGCCCTACTAGCATTATACATTGCTAATATGATATGAGGATCTACTAAGCTGTTCATTTTGAAAATGATTCGTGCAGGTTTTCCCGCTTTTGCATTTTCGGTCTCTTTTTCAATGAGAGCTAAAAAAACTGTTTTCAGATTATGTGGAGAAGCTGCCAGTTTGTTCAGGAAAGGCATTTTCGCGTAACTAGTAATCGTATTGAAAATAGTGGAAACGTCTTCA
This window encodes:
- a CDS encoding FAD-binding oxidoreductase; protein product: MSINQENKNKLKAILGEDRVFFKDETQMDQATFLSFGIDRTKVYVPDYEILTFPKNTQEVSEIVKFAFENDIKIVPSGGRTGYAGGAVAKSGEIVISLTKMDQVLDFDPFFGSLTVQAGMITKNLHKEAEERGFYFPVDFAATGSSHIGGNIATNAGGVRVVHYGLIRQWVLGLKVVTGTGEILEFNGEILKNNTGYDLKHLFIGSEGTLGIITECTLKLTKKPADNRILFTAVPDFPSILELFKETHNMSLPILAFEFLTKYCLDKVMDHLQVPDPFSEVSPYYVLMEFEITEESDDEKLFTFLETIMEKGYVSDGSLAQNSRQAETFWKYREGISESISIDYTVHKNDISLPLRNMNPFLEDMQSLLSSKYPGFEIALFGHIGDGNLHLNIVKPKDLSDAEFFSQCKKVDPSMFELLQKHHGSISAEHGIGLLKKDFLHFSRSSAEIEVMRMIKKALDPKNLLNPGKILP